One segment of Theobroma cacao cultivar B97-61/B2 chromosome 9, Criollo_cocoa_genome_V2, whole genome shotgun sequence DNA contains the following:
- the LOC18587988 gene encoding probably inactive leucine-rich repeat receptor-like protein kinase At2g25790 codes for MAKKGAKACPPVLLFVLMFLFFNSRASHGQELELLLSFKSSIHDPSGFLSKWDSSATFCQWHGITCNNLSHVDTVDLSAKNLSGKLVSPSIFQLPYIQTLNLSSNQLDGEIPLDIYSSSSLRFLNLSNNNFTGQIPSGSISRLEILDLSNNMLSGRIPQEIGSFYSLKFLDLGGNVLVGKIPISISNITTLQFLTLASNQLVGPIPREVGKMKSLKWIYLGYNNLSGEIPKEIGMLTSLNHLDLVYNNLTGEIPSSLGNLGDLQYLFLYQNKLTGSIPKSIFGLKKLVSLDLSDNSLSGEVPELIIQLQNLEILHLFSNRFTGKIPNALTSLPRLQVLQLWSNSLSGEIPTSLGRHNNLTVLDLSGNNLTGRIPDGLCSSGRLFKLILFSNSLEGVIPKNLSTCTSLQRVRLQSNRLSGELSSEFTKLPLVYYLDISNNNLSGNIGERKWDMPSLEMLNLARNRFSGKLPHSFGRQKIENLDLSGNELSGSIPRSFGSLTELMQLSLCGNKLTGEIPEELSSCKKLVSLDFSHNQLSGHIPSGFSEMPVLGQLDLSENQLSGEVPPKLGKLESLVQVNISYNHLHGSLPSTGAFLAINASAVAGNDLCGGDDTSGLSPCKKVKNPTWRFFVACSLAALVLLSLAAFGLVFIRGRNNLELKRVENEDGIWELQFFDSKVSKSVTIDDIILSAKEVNVISRGQKLGTPFKGKSVVNDLQFVVKEMTDVSSIPPSFWSEIAQIGKLHHPNIVKLIGICRSNKGAYLVYEYIEGKILGEILHNLSWERRRTIAIGIAKALRFLHSYCSPGILVGNMSPERVIIDGKDEPRLTLGLPGLGCVENKRFIASAYVAPEARESKDITEKSDIYGFGLILIELLTGKSPADAEFGVQRSMVEWARYCYSDCHLDVWVDPIIRAHASNNQNQIVVTMNLALHCTAGDPTARPCASDVSKTLESAFRISSCVPGLKFSSPV; via the exons ATGGCAAAGAAAGGAGCTAAAGCATGTCCGCCAGTGCTTTTGTTCGTGCTCATGTTCTTGTTCTTCAATTCTCGGGCGTCCCATGGTCAAGAACTTGAGCTTCTTTTGTCTTTCAAGTCTTCAATCCATGATCCTTCTGGCTTCCTGTCCAAATGGGATTCCTCTGCCACCTTTTGCCAGTGGCACGGTATCACTTGCAATAATTTGTCGCATGTCGACACGGTTGATCTTTCTGCTAAAAACTTATCCGGGAAATTAGTTTCCCCATCAATTTTCCAGTTGCCTTATATTCAAACTTTGAATCTCTCCAGCAATCAGCTCGACGGTGAAATTCCTCTGGATATATATTCCTCCTCTTCACTTCGATTTCTCAACCTTAGTAACAATAATTTCACCGGTCAAATACCAAGTGGTTCCATTTCCCGCCTTGAGATCTTGGATCTTTCAAACAATATGCTTTCAGGGAGAATCCCACAAGAAATCGGATCGTTCTATAGTCTAAAGTTTCTTGATCTTGGTGGGAATGTTTTAGTGGGGAAGATTCCAATTTCGATATCAAACATCACCACTTTGCAGTTCTTAACTTTGGCTTCAAACCAATTAGTTGGCCCAATTCCCCGTGAAGTAGGGAAAATGAAGAGCTTGAAGTGGATATACTTGGGCTATAACAATCTTTCCGGTGAAATTCCAAAAGAAATCGGTATGTTAACTTCCTTGAATCATCTTGATCTTGTCTACAACAACCTCACAGGTGAAATCCCATCCTCCCTGGGAAACCTTGGCGATCTTCAGTATCTCTTCCTTTACCAAAATAAGCTCACCGGTTCGATTCCAAAGTCCATTTTTGGTCTCAAAAAGCTGGTTTCTCTTGATCTTAGTGATAATTCATTATCTGGTGAGGTCCCAGAACTCATTATTCAGTTGCAAAACCTGGAGATTCTTCATCTTTTCTCCAACCGCTTTACGGGTAAAATTCCAAATGCTTTAACTTCTTTGCCTCGTCTTCAAGTCCTTCAACTTTGGTCCAACAGTTTGTCAGGTGAGATTCCAACAAGTCTTGGAAGACATAATAATCTCACGGTTCTCGACCTTTCCGGCAATAATCTCACGGGACGAATACCAGATGGACTTTGCAGCTCGGGTCGTCTTTTTAAGCTCATTCTTTTCTCAAATTCGCTTGAAGGTGTCATTCCGAAGAATTTGAGCACTTGCACAAGTTTGCAGCGAGTAAGGCTTCAAAGCAATCGTCTGTCTGGCGAATTATCCTCAGAGTTCACAAAGCTGCCTCTCGTATACTACTTGGATATCTCCAACAACAATCTCTCTGGCAACATCGGAGAGCGAAAATGGGACATGCCGTCACTTgaaatgctgaatttggcaaGAAACAGATTTTCCGGGAAATTGCCTCACTCATTTGGTAGACAAAAGATTGAGAACCTGGACTTGTCCGGAAACGAGCTTTCAGGTTCTATTCCACGTAGTTTTGGGAGCTTAACAGAACTAATGCAATTAAGCCTATGTGGAAACAAGCTGACTGGTGAAATCCCCGAGGAATTATCTTCATGCAAGAAGCTTGTGAGTCTAGACTTCAGCCATAACCAACTGAGTGGCCATATTCCATCTGGTTTCTCTGAAATGCCAGTTCTTGGTCAGCTTGATTTATCGGAGAATCAGTTATCTGGTGAAGTACCACCAAAGTTGGGGAAATTGGAATCGCTGGTCCAAGTAAATATTTCTTACAACCATTTACATGGTAGTTTACCATCTACCGGGGCCTTTCTTGCTATAAACGCGAGTGCAGTTGCCGGTAATGATCTTTGTGGAGGAGATGACACGAGCGGTTTATCACCATGCAAAAAGGTTAAGAATCCAACTTGGCGGTTTTTTGTTGCTTGCTCTCTTGCCGCTTTAGTGTTGCTTTCTCTTGCTGCTTTTGGCCTAGTATTCATTCGAGGAAGAAACAATTTGGAGCTGAAAAGAGTGGAAAATGAAGATGGAATATGGGAATTGCAATTCTTTGATTCCAAGGTTTCGAAGTCAGTTACAATTGATGACATTATACTATCTGCCAAGGAAGTAAACGTTATCTCTAGAGGCCAGAAATTAGGCACGCCATTCAAAGGGAAGTCGGTTGTAAATGATTTGCAATTTGTCGTGAAAGAAATGACCGATGTGAGCTCAATTCCACCAAGTTTTTGGTCTGAAATCGCACAAATTGGCAAGCTTCACCATCCAAATATTGTTAAATTAATCGGGATATGTCGGTCGAACAAGGGTGCATATTTGGTTTACGAGTACATAGAAGGGAAAATTTTAGGTGAAATCCTTCACAACTTAAGCTGGGAGAGGCGGCGGACAATTGCTATCGGCATCGCGAAAGCTCTACGGTTTTTGCACTCTTATTGTTCGCCGGGTATACTCGTCGGAAACATGTCACCGGAGCGAGTTATCATCGATGGAAAAGATGAGCCTAGGCTGACGTTGGGCCTGCCTGGGCTGGGTTGCGTAGAAAACAAGCGCTTCATTGCCTCGGCGTACGTTGCCCCAG AAGCCAGGGAAAGCAAAGATATCACTGAAAAGAGTGATATCTATGGATTCGGCCTCATTCTGATTGAACTTTTGACGGGGAAAAGTCCTGCGGATGCTGAATTCGGAGTGCAGCGTAGCATGGTGGAGTGGGCCCGCTACTGCTACTCGGATTGTCATCTTGACGTGTGGGTTGATCCCATTATCAGGGCTCACGCATCCAACAACCAGAACCAGATCGTTGTCACCATGAATCTAGCTCTCCATTGCACGGCCGGCGACCCCACTGCTCGGCCATGCGCAAGCGACGTATCGAAAACCCTAGAGTCCGCTTTCAGAATAAGTTCCTGTGTCCCCGGCCTAAAATTTTCATCACCTGTTTAG